From Nymphalis io chromosome 10, ilAglIoxx1.1, whole genome shotgun sequence, a single genomic window includes:
- the LOC126771071 gene encoding prolyl 4-hydroxylase subunit alpha-1 isoform X5 produces MNYVVKISSLLLIFIGLFFVSTRAELYTAISDVEPLLDTHLRIIEELEEYIEKEEKRIDVLKSHLKVYQIEHEKAMEDIPNYLGNPINAFTLIKRLTTDLDFIEKKIEIGSEYVKNTSLISDNEFTPYPSLEDLTGAAQALTRLQETYHLDVNDLAEGILNGVIYSTSMKSDDCYELGRVLYNEKDYKNALAWMKLALEKYPEDDELYNFTDVDILEYISFCYYLLGDIRNALNWTSKLLKLDPSHERAKGNIPHYQDALFKRQSDHTTKLRGDTGQPTVETKEEDEKPKEPTKYEKERKVYESLCRGEMEIPRAISKRLTCRYLTENHPFLRLAPIKMEYVYLDPDIVVFHEVLNEDEIYEIMMMARPRFRRATVHDPKTGELVPAHYRISKSAWLKDEEAPVVENLSRRIADFTGLSMTSAEELQVVNYGIGGHYEPHFDFARKQESAFENFSGNRIATVLFYMSDVAQGGATVFTELGLSVFPQRGAAVFWLNLHPSGEGDLATRHAACPVLRGSKWVCNKWIHQGGQELIKPCDLEYQSEGIIRPLPRPLVKKTFR; encoded by the exons ATGAATTACGTGGTGAAAATTTCATCTCTCCTTTTAATTTTCATTGGCTTATTTTTTGTATCGACGCGAGCAGAACTATACACTGCTATATCTGATGTGGAACCGCTGTTAGACACCCACCTTAGGATTATTGAAGAATTGGAAGAATACATTGAAAAGGAAGAGAAACGCATAGATGttttaaaaag TCATTTAAAAGTATACCAAATTGAACATGAAAAGGCTATGGAGGACATTCCGAATTATTTGGGCAATCCGATAAATGCATTTACGCTGATAAAGAGGTTGACTACGGATTTAGATTTTATCGAAAAGAAAATCGAAATCGGATCag AATATGTAAAGAATACATCACTTATATCTGATAACGAATTTACTCCGTATCCGTCGCTGGAGGATCTCACGGGGGCTGCTCAAGCTCTCACTCGCTTGCAGGAGACCTACCACCTTGATGTCAACGACCTTGCTGAGGGCATATTGAACGGtgttatatatag tacCTCAATGAAATCTGACGATTGCTACGAGCTTGGCAGGGTGCTGTACAACGAGAAGGATTATAAAAACGCGCTCGCCTGGATGAAGTTGGCTTTGGAAAAATACCCCGAGGATGATGAACTATACAACTTCACGGATGTCGATATTTTGGAGTATATCAGCTTCTGTTACTACTTGTTGG GTGATATTAGAAATGCATTGAACTGGACAAGTAAGTTGCTGAAGCTGGACCCAAGTCACGAACGCGCTAAAGGGAACATACCGCATTATCAAGACGCCCTTTTCAAAAGGCAATCTGATCACACTACGAAACTTCGCGGG gaCACAGGACAGCCAACTGTAGAAACGAAGGAGGAAGATGAAAAACCAAAGGAACCGACGAAATATGAAAAGGAGAGGAAAGTCTACGAGTCGCTTTGTCGCGGTGAAATGGAGATACCACGGGCAATATCCAAACG GCTGACATGTCGCTACTTGACTGAAAATCATCCTTTCCTGAGACTGGCGCCGATCAAAATGGAGTACGTGTATCTTGATCCTGATATTGTGGTGTTCCACGAGGTTTTAAACGAAGacgaaatatatgaaataatgatGATGGCTCGACCGCGG TTCCGCCGTGCAACGGTCCACGATCCGAAGACCGGTGAGCTGGTCCCCGCACACTACCGCATCAGCAAATCCGCGTGGCTCAAAGACGAGGAGGCGCCCGTCGTAGAGAATTTGTCTAGAAGAATCGCGGACTTCACCGGACTCAGCATGACTAGCGCAGAGGAACTGCAAGTCGTCAACTACGGGATCGGTGGCCATTATGAACCGCATTTCGATTTTGCTCGT AAACAAGAGAGTGCTTTTGAAAACTTTAGCGGCAATCGTATTGCAACGGTTCTATTctac ATGTCGGACGTGGCGCAGGGCGGCGCGACGGTGTTCACGGAGCTCGGCCTCAGCGTGTTCCCGCAGCGCGGCGCGGCCGTGTTCTGGCTCAACCTGCACCCGTCGGGGGAGGGCGACCTCGCCACCCGCCACGCCGCCTGCCCCGTGCTGCGCGGCTCCAAGTGGG TGTGTAACAAGTGGATCCATCAAGGAGGCCAGGAGCTGATAAAACCCTGCGACCTGGAGTACCAGTCCGAGGGCATAATTCGACCACTTCCGCGACCATTGGTGAAGAAAACCTTTAGATAA
- the LOC126771071 gene encoding prolyl 4-hydroxylase subunit alpha-1 isoform X1, translating to MNYVVKISSLLLIFIGLFFVSTRAELYTAISDVEPLLDTHLRIIEELEEYIEKEEKRIDVLKSHLKVYQIEHEKAMEDIPNYLGNPINAFTLIKRLTTDLDFIEKKIEIGSEYVKNTSLISDNEFTPYPSLEDLTGAAQALTRLQETYHLDVNDLAEGILNGVIYRDESTPVFNNQSIAIFTSMKSDDCYELGRVLYNEKDYKNALAWMKLALEKYPEDDELYNFTDVDILEYISFCYYLLGDIRNALNWTSKLLKLDPSHERAKGNIPHYQDALFKRQSDHTTKLRGVSPGDTQDTGQPTVETKEEDEKPKEPTKYEKERKVYESLCRGEMEIPRAISKRLTCRYLTENHPFLRLAPIKMEYVYLDPDIVVFHEVLNEDEIYEIMMMARPRFRRATVHDPKTGELVPAHYRISKSAWLKDEEAPVVENLSRRIADFTGLSMTSAEELQVVNYGIGGHYEPHFDFARKQESAFENFSGNRIATVLFYMSDVAQGGATVFTELGLSVFPQRGAAVFWLNLHPSGEGDLATRHAACPVLRGSKWVCNKWIHQGGQELIKPCDLEYQSEGIIRPLPRPLVKKTFR from the exons ATGAATTACGTGGTGAAAATTTCATCTCTCCTTTTAATTTTCATTGGCTTATTTTTTGTATCGACGCGAGCAGAACTATACACTGCTATATCTGATGTGGAACCGCTGTTAGACACCCACCTTAGGATTATTGAAGAATTGGAAGAATACATTGAAAAGGAAGAGAAACGCATAGATGttttaaaaag TCATTTAAAAGTATACCAAATTGAACATGAAAAGGCTATGGAGGACATTCCGAATTATTTGGGCAATCCGATAAATGCATTTACGCTGATAAAGAGGTTGACTACGGATTTAGATTTTATCGAAAAGAAAATCGAAATCGGATCag AATATGTAAAGAATACATCACTTATATCTGATAACGAATTTACTCCGTATCCGTCGCTGGAGGATCTCACGGGGGCTGCTCAAGCTCTCACTCGCTTGCAGGAGACCTACCACCTTGATGTCAACGACCTTGCTGAGGGCATATTGAACGGtgttatatatag AGACGAAAGTACACCAGTTTT taacAATCAATCAATCGCAATAtt tacCTCAATGAAATCTGACGATTGCTACGAGCTTGGCAGGGTGCTGTACAACGAGAAGGATTATAAAAACGCGCTCGCCTGGATGAAGTTGGCTTTGGAAAAATACCCCGAGGATGATGAACTATACAACTTCACGGATGTCGATATTTTGGAGTATATCAGCTTCTGTTACTACTTGTTGG GTGATATTAGAAATGCATTGAACTGGACAAGTAAGTTGCTGAAGCTGGACCCAAGTCACGAACGCGCTAAAGGGAACATACCGCATTATCAAGACGCCCTTTTCAAAAGGCAATCTGATCACACTACGAAACTTCGCGGG GTCTCACCTGGAGATACACAA gaCACAGGACAGCCAACTGTAGAAACGAAGGAGGAAGATGAAAAACCAAAGGAACCGACGAAATATGAAAAGGAGAGGAAAGTCTACGAGTCGCTTTGTCGCGGTGAAATGGAGATACCACGGGCAATATCCAAACG GCTGACATGTCGCTACTTGACTGAAAATCATCCTTTCCTGAGACTGGCGCCGATCAAAATGGAGTACGTGTATCTTGATCCTGATATTGTGGTGTTCCACGAGGTTTTAAACGAAGacgaaatatatgaaataatgatGATGGCTCGACCGCGG TTCCGCCGTGCAACGGTCCACGATCCGAAGACCGGTGAGCTGGTCCCCGCACACTACCGCATCAGCAAATCCGCGTGGCTCAAAGACGAGGAGGCGCCCGTCGTAGAGAATTTGTCTAGAAGAATCGCGGACTTCACCGGACTCAGCATGACTAGCGCAGAGGAACTGCAAGTCGTCAACTACGGGATCGGTGGCCATTATGAACCGCATTTCGATTTTGCTCGT AAACAAGAGAGTGCTTTTGAAAACTTTAGCGGCAATCGTATTGCAACGGTTCTATTctac ATGTCGGACGTGGCGCAGGGCGGCGCGACGGTGTTCACGGAGCTCGGCCTCAGCGTGTTCCCGCAGCGCGGCGCGGCCGTGTTCTGGCTCAACCTGCACCCGTCGGGGGAGGGCGACCTCGCCACCCGCCACGCCGCCTGCCCCGTGCTGCGCGGCTCCAAGTGGG TGTGTAACAAGTGGATCCATCAAGGAGGCCAGGAGCTGATAAAACCCTGCGACCTGGAGTACCAGTCCGAGGGCATAATTCGACCACTTCCGCGACCATTGGTGAAGAAAACCTTTAGATAA
- the LOC126771071 gene encoding prolyl 4-hydroxylase subunit alpha-1 isoform X3, giving the protein MNYVVKISSLLLIFIGLFFVSTRAELYTAISDVEPLLDTHLRIIEELEEYIEKEEKRIDVLKSHLKVYQIEHEKAMEDIPNYLGNPINAFTLIKRLTTDLDFIEKKIEIGSEYVKNTSLISDNEFTPYPSLEDLTGAAQALTRLQETYHLDVNDLAEGILNGVIYSNNQSIAIFTSMKSDDCYELGRVLYNEKDYKNALAWMKLALEKYPEDDELYNFTDVDILEYISFCYYLLGDIRNALNWTSKLLKLDPSHERAKGNIPHYQDALFKRQSDHTTKLRGVSPGDTQDTGQPTVETKEEDEKPKEPTKYEKERKVYESLCRGEMEIPRAISKRLTCRYLTENHPFLRLAPIKMEYVYLDPDIVVFHEVLNEDEIYEIMMMARPRFRRATVHDPKTGELVPAHYRISKSAWLKDEEAPVVENLSRRIADFTGLSMTSAEELQVVNYGIGGHYEPHFDFARKQESAFENFSGNRIATVLFYMSDVAQGGATVFTELGLSVFPQRGAAVFWLNLHPSGEGDLATRHAACPVLRGSKWVCNKWIHQGGQELIKPCDLEYQSEGIIRPLPRPLVKKTFR; this is encoded by the exons ATGAATTACGTGGTGAAAATTTCATCTCTCCTTTTAATTTTCATTGGCTTATTTTTTGTATCGACGCGAGCAGAACTATACACTGCTATATCTGATGTGGAACCGCTGTTAGACACCCACCTTAGGATTATTGAAGAATTGGAAGAATACATTGAAAAGGAAGAGAAACGCATAGATGttttaaaaag TCATTTAAAAGTATACCAAATTGAACATGAAAAGGCTATGGAGGACATTCCGAATTATTTGGGCAATCCGATAAATGCATTTACGCTGATAAAGAGGTTGACTACGGATTTAGATTTTATCGAAAAGAAAATCGAAATCGGATCag AATATGTAAAGAATACATCACTTATATCTGATAACGAATTTACTCCGTATCCGTCGCTGGAGGATCTCACGGGGGCTGCTCAAGCTCTCACTCGCTTGCAGGAGACCTACCACCTTGATGTCAACGACCTTGCTGAGGGCATATTGAACGGtgttatatatag taacAATCAATCAATCGCAATAtt tacCTCAATGAAATCTGACGATTGCTACGAGCTTGGCAGGGTGCTGTACAACGAGAAGGATTATAAAAACGCGCTCGCCTGGATGAAGTTGGCTTTGGAAAAATACCCCGAGGATGATGAACTATACAACTTCACGGATGTCGATATTTTGGAGTATATCAGCTTCTGTTACTACTTGTTGG GTGATATTAGAAATGCATTGAACTGGACAAGTAAGTTGCTGAAGCTGGACCCAAGTCACGAACGCGCTAAAGGGAACATACCGCATTATCAAGACGCCCTTTTCAAAAGGCAATCTGATCACACTACGAAACTTCGCGGG GTCTCACCTGGAGATACACAA gaCACAGGACAGCCAACTGTAGAAACGAAGGAGGAAGATGAAAAACCAAAGGAACCGACGAAATATGAAAAGGAGAGGAAAGTCTACGAGTCGCTTTGTCGCGGTGAAATGGAGATACCACGGGCAATATCCAAACG GCTGACATGTCGCTACTTGACTGAAAATCATCCTTTCCTGAGACTGGCGCCGATCAAAATGGAGTACGTGTATCTTGATCCTGATATTGTGGTGTTCCACGAGGTTTTAAACGAAGacgaaatatatgaaataatgatGATGGCTCGACCGCGG TTCCGCCGTGCAACGGTCCACGATCCGAAGACCGGTGAGCTGGTCCCCGCACACTACCGCATCAGCAAATCCGCGTGGCTCAAAGACGAGGAGGCGCCCGTCGTAGAGAATTTGTCTAGAAGAATCGCGGACTTCACCGGACTCAGCATGACTAGCGCAGAGGAACTGCAAGTCGTCAACTACGGGATCGGTGGCCATTATGAACCGCATTTCGATTTTGCTCGT AAACAAGAGAGTGCTTTTGAAAACTTTAGCGGCAATCGTATTGCAACGGTTCTATTctac ATGTCGGACGTGGCGCAGGGCGGCGCGACGGTGTTCACGGAGCTCGGCCTCAGCGTGTTCCCGCAGCGCGGCGCGGCCGTGTTCTGGCTCAACCTGCACCCGTCGGGGGAGGGCGACCTCGCCACCCGCCACGCCGCCTGCCCCGTGCTGCGCGGCTCCAAGTGGG TGTGTAACAAGTGGATCCATCAAGGAGGCCAGGAGCTGATAAAACCCTGCGACCTGGAGTACCAGTCCGAGGGCATAATTCGACCACTTCCGCGACCATTGGTGAAGAAAACCTTTAGATAA
- the LOC126771071 gene encoding prolyl 4-hydroxylase subunit alpha-1 isoform X4: protein MNYVVKISSLLLIFIGLFFVSTRAELYTAISDVEPLLDTHLRIIEELEEYIEKEEKRIDVLKSHLKVYQIEHEKAMEDIPNYLGNPINAFTLIKRLTTDLDFIEKKIEIGSEYVKNTSLISDNEFTPYPSLEDLTGAAQALTRLQETYHLDVNDLAEGILNGVIYSTSMKSDDCYELGRVLYNEKDYKNALAWMKLALEKYPEDDELYNFTDVDILEYISFCYYLLGDIRNALNWTSKLLKLDPSHERAKGNIPHYQDALFKRQSDHTTKLRGVSPGDTQDTGQPTVETKEEDEKPKEPTKYEKERKVYESLCRGEMEIPRAISKRLTCRYLTENHPFLRLAPIKMEYVYLDPDIVVFHEVLNEDEIYEIMMMARPRFRRATVHDPKTGELVPAHYRISKSAWLKDEEAPVVENLSRRIADFTGLSMTSAEELQVVNYGIGGHYEPHFDFARKQESAFENFSGNRIATVLFYMSDVAQGGATVFTELGLSVFPQRGAAVFWLNLHPSGEGDLATRHAACPVLRGSKWVCNKWIHQGGQELIKPCDLEYQSEGIIRPLPRPLVKKTFR, encoded by the exons ATGAATTACGTGGTGAAAATTTCATCTCTCCTTTTAATTTTCATTGGCTTATTTTTTGTATCGACGCGAGCAGAACTATACACTGCTATATCTGATGTGGAACCGCTGTTAGACACCCACCTTAGGATTATTGAAGAATTGGAAGAATACATTGAAAAGGAAGAGAAACGCATAGATGttttaaaaag TCATTTAAAAGTATACCAAATTGAACATGAAAAGGCTATGGAGGACATTCCGAATTATTTGGGCAATCCGATAAATGCATTTACGCTGATAAAGAGGTTGACTACGGATTTAGATTTTATCGAAAAGAAAATCGAAATCGGATCag AATATGTAAAGAATACATCACTTATATCTGATAACGAATTTACTCCGTATCCGTCGCTGGAGGATCTCACGGGGGCTGCTCAAGCTCTCACTCGCTTGCAGGAGACCTACCACCTTGATGTCAACGACCTTGCTGAGGGCATATTGAACGGtgttatatatag tacCTCAATGAAATCTGACGATTGCTACGAGCTTGGCAGGGTGCTGTACAACGAGAAGGATTATAAAAACGCGCTCGCCTGGATGAAGTTGGCTTTGGAAAAATACCCCGAGGATGATGAACTATACAACTTCACGGATGTCGATATTTTGGAGTATATCAGCTTCTGTTACTACTTGTTGG GTGATATTAGAAATGCATTGAACTGGACAAGTAAGTTGCTGAAGCTGGACCCAAGTCACGAACGCGCTAAAGGGAACATACCGCATTATCAAGACGCCCTTTTCAAAAGGCAATCTGATCACACTACGAAACTTCGCGGG GTCTCACCTGGAGATACACAA gaCACAGGACAGCCAACTGTAGAAACGAAGGAGGAAGATGAAAAACCAAAGGAACCGACGAAATATGAAAAGGAGAGGAAAGTCTACGAGTCGCTTTGTCGCGGTGAAATGGAGATACCACGGGCAATATCCAAACG GCTGACATGTCGCTACTTGACTGAAAATCATCCTTTCCTGAGACTGGCGCCGATCAAAATGGAGTACGTGTATCTTGATCCTGATATTGTGGTGTTCCACGAGGTTTTAAACGAAGacgaaatatatgaaataatgatGATGGCTCGACCGCGG TTCCGCCGTGCAACGGTCCACGATCCGAAGACCGGTGAGCTGGTCCCCGCACACTACCGCATCAGCAAATCCGCGTGGCTCAAAGACGAGGAGGCGCCCGTCGTAGAGAATTTGTCTAGAAGAATCGCGGACTTCACCGGACTCAGCATGACTAGCGCAGAGGAACTGCAAGTCGTCAACTACGGGATCGGTGGCCATTATGAACCGCATTTCGATTTTGCTCGT AAACAAGAGAGTGCTTTTGAAAACTTTAGCGGCAATCGTATTGCAACGGTTCTATTctac ATGTCGGACGTGGCGCAGGGCGGCGCGACGGTGTTCACGGAGCTCGGCCTCAGCGTGTTCCCGCAGCGCGGCGCGGCCGTGTTCTGGCTCAACCTGCACCCGTCGGGGGAGGGCGACCTCGCCACCCGCCACGCCGCCTGCCCCGTGCTGCGCGGCTCCAAGTGGG TGTGTAACAAGTGGATCCATCAAGGAGGCCAGGAGCTGATAAAACCCTGCGACCTGGAGTACCAGTCCGAGGGCATAATTCGACCACTTCCGCGACCATTGGTGAAGAAAACCTTTAGATAA
- the LOC126771071 gene encoding prolyl 4-hydroxylase subunit alpha-1 isoform X2, with protein MNYVVKISSLLLIFIGLFFVSTRAELYTAISDVEPLLDTHLRIIEELEEYIEKEEKRIDVLKSHLKVYQIEHEKAMEDIPNYLGNPINAFTLIKRLTTDLDFIEKKIEIGSEYVKNTSLISDNEFTPYPSLEDLTGAAQALTRLQETYHLDVNDLAEGILNGVIYRDESTPVFNNQSIAIFTSMKSDDCYELGRVLYNEKDYKNALAWMKLALEKYPEDDELYNFTDVDILEYISFCYYLLGDIRNALNWTSKLLKLDPSHERAKGNIPHYQDALFKRQSDHTTKLRGDTGQPTVETKEEDEKPKEPTKYEKERKVYESLCRGEMEIPRAISKRLTCRYLTENHPFLRLAPIKMEYVYLDPDIVVFHEVLNEDEIYEIMMMARPRFRRATVHDPKTGELVPAHYRISKSAWLKDEEAPVVENLSRRIADFTGLSMTSAEELQVVNYGIGGHYEPHFDFARKQESAFENFSGNRIATVLFYMSDVAQGGATVFTELGLSVFPQRGAAVFWLNLHPSGEGDLATRHAACPVLRGSKWVCNKWIHQGGQELIKPCDLEYQSEGIIRPLPRPLVKKTFR; from the exons ATGAATTACGTGGTGAAAATTTCATCTCTCCTTTTAATTTTCATTGGCTTATTTTTTGTATCGACGCGAGCAGAACTATACACTGCTATATCTGATGTGGAACCGCTGTTAGACACCCACCTTAGGATTATTGAAGAATTGGAAGAATACATTGAAAAGGAAGAGAAACGCATAGATGttttaaaaag TCATTTAAAAGTATACCAAATTGAACATGAAAAGGCTATGGAGGACATTCCGAATTATTTGGGCAATCCGATAAATGCATTTACGCTGATAAAGAGGTTGACTACGGATTTAGATTTTATCGAAAAGAAAATCGAAATCGGATCag AATATGTAAAGAATACATCACTTATATCTGATAACGAATTTACTCCGTATCCGTCGCTGGAGGATCTCACGGGGGCTGCTCAAGCTCTCACTCGCTTGCAGGAGACCTACCACCTTGATGTCAACGACCTTGCTGAGGGCATATTGAACGGtgttatatatag AGACGAAAGTACACCAGTTTT taacAATCAATCAATCGCAATAtt tacCTCAATGAAATCTGACGATTGCTACGAGCTTGGCAGGGTGCTGTACAACGAGAAGGATTATAAAAACGCGCTCGCCTGGATGAAGTTGGCTTTGGAAAAATACCCCGAGGATGATGAACTATACAACTTCACGGATGTCGATATTTTGGAGTATATCAGCTTCTGTTACTACTTGTTGG GTGATATTAGAAATGCATTGAACTGGACAAGTAAGTTGCTGAAGCTGGACCCAAGTCACGAACGCGCTAAAGGGAACATACCGCATTATCAAGACGCCCTTTTCAAAAGGCAATCTGATCACACTACGAAACTTCGCGGG gaCACAGGACAGCCAACTGTAGAAACGAAGGAGGAAGATGAAAAACCAAAGGAACCGACGAAATATGAAAAGGAGAGGAAAGTCTACGAGTCGCTTTGTCGCGGTGAAATGGAGATACCACGGGCAATATCCAAACG GCTGACATGTCGCTACTTGACTGAAAATCATCCTTTCCTGAGACTGGCGCCGATCAAAATGGAGTACGTGTATCTTGATCCTGATATTGTGGTGTTCCACGAGGTTTTAAACGAAGacgaaatatatgaaataatgatGATGGCTCGACCGCGG TTCCGCCGTGCAACGGTCCACGATCCGAAGACCGGTGAGCTGGTCCCCGCACACTACCGCATCAGCAAATCCGCGTGGCTCAAAGACGAGGAGGCGCCCGTCGTAGAGAATTTGTCTAGAAGAATCGCGGACTTCACCGGACTCAGCATGACTAGCGCAGAGGAACTGCAAGTCGTCAACTACGGGATCGGTGGCCATTATGAACCGCATTTCGATTTTGCTCGT AAACAAGAGAGTGCTTTTGAAAACTTTAGCGGCAATCGTATTGCAACGGTTCTATTctac ATGTCGGACGTGGCGCAGGGCGGCGCGACGGTGTTCACGGAGCTCGGCCTCAGCGTGTTCCCGCAGCGCGGCGCGGCCGTGTTCTGGCTCAACCTGCACCCGTCGGGGGAGGGCGACCTCGCCACCCGCCACGCCGCCTGCCCCGTGCTGCGCGGCTCCAAGTGGG TGTGTAACAAGTGGATCCATCAAGGAGGCCAGGAGCTGATAAAACCCTGCGACCTGGAGTACCAGTCCGAGGGCATAATTCGACCACTTCCGCGACCATTGGTGAAGAAAACCTTTAGATAA
- the LOC126771075 gene encoding J domain-containing protein: protein MTGVDEILNYQRSLDDDFYGLLGCDENSSIEQITAEYKVLALQYHPDKNDGDKEAEIKFQKLKEAKETLCDPSKRALYDKWRQSGISMGYKQWLGMKDHIQQSMHWSKPNTKDRMLEDESGRSSGPSSLGPSNAAARRASEGGAALWGRWGGGNQEPPSEVISKFRNYEI, encoded by the exons ATGACCGGAGTGGATGAAATTCTAAATTACCAAAGAAGCCTCGATGATGATTTCTATGGATTGCTCGGATGTGATGAAAATTCATca ATTGAACAAATAACTGCTGAATATAAGGTGTTGGCTTTGCAATACCATCCTGACAAGAATGATGGTGACAAAGAGGCAGAGATAAAGTTTCAAAAACtaaaa GAAGCCAAAGAAACACTTTGTGATCCATCTAAGCGTGCTCTGTATGACAAATGGAGGCAGAGTGGCATTTCAATGGGCTATAAGCAATGGCTTGGTATGAAGGACCACATTCAGCAGTCCATGCATTGGTCCAAGCCCAATACAAAGGACCGCATGCTGGAGGATGAATCAGGACGCTCTTCTGGCCCTTCCAGCTTGGGACCCAGCAATGCAGCGGCTCGTCGGGCTTCTGAGGGTGGCGCTGCTCTCTGGGGACGTTGGGGTGGTGGCAATCAAGAGCCTCCATCCGAAGTCATCTCAAAGTTCCGTAACTATGAGATTTAA